One genomic window of Pecten maximus chromosome 3, xPecMax1.1, whole genome shotgun sequence includes the following:
- the LOC117324349 gene encoding protein amnionless-like isoform X2 produces the protein MGLLKVIGVLFLISIGTSPVKCVYKIWLPNANFANPINWDKGRQPCGDDIVVIPEESPAIYIQVNTTLQQIILPKHGEMILGPGSTIAFTNEPDHSAECLSSGSEITYNLTFPDNWLDYSNWCSSDTVTGSCNSLALDSELIPCKTDDVVFPKLNSYFVNLESGLTLSVNTLKITGTAYTTSGFSEFLNTNDGKLMFPILHNSGSRSLVQIARRRCTDPTGCACGNDGLDILQRICKYRNPYCSRIQCKQPIRPAGSCCQMCGAILSVQYGTGFKFADLRDGLQRRFLDDNDNYKDVKYIVSKMSDGHVQVVLYDVSGDASIQVGGQMKADLDNDNAGGFKYAIRSVSMETSKGSRLNPTHGAQTSSGLAMSGGEIAGIVVGLAIVLLICLFLGTIFYRRKTRGPDDVAFKMFDKISFKPSFPKPRLEVPPSFSFRFGGSSNTPETIGAQSQGFDNPMYGSNPLSNEKPLDLEMMPTSLQLPEVEEQPTYDTGLGFDNPLYENVESAMFSDPTNVDIKMDVDESLGTDLGSKLNL, from the exons atGGGACTTCTTAAAGTCATCGGAGTTTTGTTTCTTATTTCAATAG GAACGTCTCCAGTAAAGTGTGTATATAAGATATGGCTTCCGAATGCTAATTTCGCCAATCCTATCAACTGggacaaagggagacaaccgtGTGGTGATGATATAGTCGTTATTCCTGAAGAGAGTCCGGCTATTTATATACAGGTCAACACAACACTTCAGCAGATT atattgcCAAAACATGGTGAGATGATACTTGGTCCCGGAAGTACAATAGCGTTTACTAATGAACCAGATCATAGTGCGGAATGCCTGAGTTCCGGATCCG AGATAACGTACAACTTGACATTTCCGGACAACTGGCTAGACTACTCTAACTGGTGttcgtcagatacagtgaccgGAAGTTGCAATTCTCTAGCTCTCGACTCGGAGTTGATTCCGTGTAAGACAGATGATGTTGTATTTCCAAAACTAAATTCGTATTTCGTCAATCTAGAATCCGGATTGACTCTGTCAGTAAATACTCTGAAGATCACCGGCACT GCGTATACAACAAGTGGGTTCTCTGAATTTCTCAACACAAATGATGGGAAACTGATGTTTCCGATCCTCCATAACTCCGGAAGCAGATCTCTCGTACAGATTGCCAGACGAAGATGTACAGACCCAACTGGCTGTGCTTGTGGTAATGATGGACTAGAC ATATTACAGCGTATATGTAAATACAGGAACCCCTACTGTTCACGGATCCAATGTAAACAACCTATACGGCCAGCCGGGTCATGCTGCCAGATGTGTG GCGCCATACTATCAGTACAATATGGAACTGGTTTCAAGTTTGCTGATCTACGCGATGGCTTACAACGCAGATTCCTTGACGACAACGATAACTATAAGgatgtcaaatacattgtatccAAGATGTCGGACGGTCACGTGCAGGTAGTATTGTATGATGTCTCAGGTGACGCGAGTATCCAGGTTGGTGGGCAGATGAAAGCAGACTTAGACAATG aCAATGCCGGGGGATTTAAATATGCTATCCGTAGCGTCTCTATGGAAACATCAAAAGGATCTAGACTGAACCCAACCCATGGGGCCCAGACAT CCAGTGGGTTGGCGATGTCTGGTGGTGAGATTGCCGGAATAGTTGTAGGCTTGGCTATAGTCCTCCTCATCTGCCTGTTCCTAGGTACCATATTCTACCGCCGAAAAACCAG GGGACCAGACGATGTTGcgtttaaaatgtttgacaaGATTTCGTTTAAACCATCATTCCCAAAACCTCGATTAGAAGTACCTCCATCGTTTTCCTTCCGGTTTGGTGGATCTTCGAATACACCGGAAACTATTGGTGCGCAATCGCAAGGATTCGATAACCCGATGTATGGCAGCAATCCGCTGTCG aATGAAAAACCTTTAGACCTCGAGATGATGCCTACATCACTACAGCTTCCGGAAGTAGAGGAGCAGCCCACTTATGATACCGGTTTGGGTTTTGATAATCCGTTATACGAGAACGTG GAGTCCGCCATGTTTAGCGATCCAACAAATGTGGACATCAAGATGGACGTGGACGAAAGTCTTGGAACAGACCTTGGCTCAAAactaaatctttaa
- the LOC117324349 gene encoding protein amnionless-like isoform X1 has protein sequence MGLLKVIGVLFLISIGTSPVKCVYKIWLPNANFANPINWDKGRQPCGDDIVVIPEESPAIYIQVNTTLQQIILPKHGEMILGPGSTIAFTNEPDHSAECLSSGSEITYNLTFPDNWLDYSNWCSSDTVTGSCNSLALDSELIPCKTDDVVFPKLNSYFVNLESGLTLSVNTLKITGTAYTTSGFSEFLNTNDGKLMFPILHNSGSRSLVQIARRRCTDPTGCACGNDGLDILQRICKYRNPYCSRIQCKQPIRPAGSCCQMCGAILSVQYGTGFKFADLRDGLQRRFLDDNDNYKDVKYIVSKMSDGHVQVVLYDVSGDASIQVGGQMKADLDNDNAGGFKYAIRSVSMETSKGSRLNPTHGAQTSSGLAMSGGEIAGIVVGLAIVLLICLFLGTIFYRRKTRGPDDVAFKMFDKISFKPSFPKPRLEVPPSFSFRFGGSSNTPETIGAQSQGFDNPMYGSNPLSNEKPLDLEMMPTSLQLPEVEEQPTYDTGLGFDNPLYENVQESAMFSDPTNVDIKMDVDESLGTDLGSKLNL, from the exons atGGGACTTCTTAAAGTCATCGGAGTTTTGTTTCTTATTTCAATAG GAACGTCTCCAGTAAAGTGTGTATATAAGATATGGCTTCCGAATGCTAATTTCGCCAATCCTATCAACTGggacaaagggagacaaccgtGTGGTGATGATATAGTCGTTATTCCTGAAGAGAGTCCGGCTATTTATATACAGGTCAACACAACACTTCAGCAGATT atattgcCAAAACATGGTGAGATGATACTTGGTCCCGGAAGTACAATAGCGTTTACTAATGAACCAGATCATAGTGCGGAATGCCTGAGTTCCGGATCCG AGATAACGTACAACTTGACATTTCCGGACAACTGGCTAGACTACTCTAACTGGTGttcgtcagatacagtgaccgGAAGTTGCAATTCTCTAGCTCTCGACTCGGAGTTGATTCCGTGTAAGACAGATGATGTTGTATTTCCAAAACTAAATTCGTATTTCGTCAATCTAGAATCCGGATTGACTCTGTCAGTAAATACTCTGAAGATCACCGGCACT GCGTATACAACAAGTGGGTTCTCTGAATTTCTCAACACAAATGATGGGAAACTGATGTTTCCGATCCTCCATAACTCCGGAAGCAGATCTCTCGTACAGATTGCCAGACGAAGATGTACAGACCCAACTGGCTGTGCTTGTGGTAATGATGGACTAGAC ATATTACAGCGTATATGTAAATACAGGAACCCCTACTGTTCACGGATCCAATGTAAACAACCTATACGGCCAGCCGGGTCATGCTGCCAGATGTGTG GCGCCATACTATCAGTACAATATGGAACTGGTTTCAAGTTTGCTGATCTACGCGATGGCTTACAACGCAGATTCCTTGACGACAACGATAACTATAAGgatgtcaaatacattgtatccAAGATGTCGGACGGTCACGTGCAGGTAGTATTGTATGATGTCTCAGGTGACGCGAGTATCCAGGTTGGTGGGCAGATGAAAGCAGACTTAGACAATG aCAATGCCGGGGGATTTAAATATGCTATCCGTAGCGTCTCTATGGAAACATCAAAAGGATCTAGACTGAACCCAACCCATGGGGCCCAGACAT CCAGTGGGTTGGCGATGTCTGGTGGTGAGATTGCCGGAATAGTTGTAGGCTTGGCTATAGTCCTCCTCATCTGCCTGTTCCTAGGTACCATATTCTACCGCCGAAAAACCAG GGGACCAGACGATGTTGcgtttaaaatgtttgacaaGATTTCGTTTAAACCATCATTCCCAAAACCTCGATTAGAAGTACCTCCATCGTTTTCCTTCCGGTTTGGTGGATCTTCGAATACACCGGAAACTATTGGTGCGCAATCGCAAGGATTCGATAACCCGATGTATGGCAGCAATCCGCTGTCG aATGAAAAACCTTTAGACCTCGAGATGATGCCTACATCACTACAGCTTCCGGAAGTAGAGGAGCAGCCCACTTATGATACCGGTTTGGGTTTTGATAATCCGTTATACGAGAACGTG CAGGAGTCCGCCATGTTTAGCGATCCAACAAATGTGGACATCAAGATGGACGTGGACGAAAGTCTTGGAACAGACCTTGGCTCAAAactaaatctttaa